Proteins from one Clostridia bacterium genomic window:
- a CDS encoding glycosyltransferase family 2 protein translates to MIQILLATYNGGNYLKEQLDSLFAQTFQDFKILARDDGSTDNTLSILNEYAEKYPGRLEIKVNNPPTGNAKDNFFLLMQDATADFIMFCDQDDFWLPEKIEMTLSEMQQLPQDKPALVHTDLTVADGNLKPVNNSFYRMQHYERAMKLTLNKALSQNTVTGCTTMINKCLCDMAKHTNHKDIIMHDWWLAVIAAGFGNVRAIKTPTILYRQHGKNSVGAKSFSQSFRMVRRGEKDLQKSLDKTYVQALYFIKSFAEKLEENKKDAISKFATVPKAKPFKRVTIIIRYGFWKQSLIHKLAQLGMPFLSKIRTMFESVFSK, encoded by the coding sequence ATGATTCAGATTCTGCTTGCCACTTATAATGGTGGCAATTATTTAAAAGAACAGTTAGATTCGCTTTTCGCACAGACCTTTCAGGATTTTAAAATTCTTGCGAGGGATGACGGATCTACCGACAACACTTTATCTATTTTAAACGAATATGCCGAAAAATATCCGGGTCGGTTAGAAATTAAAGTCAATAACCCGCCCACCGGCAACGCAAAAGACAATTTCTTTTTATTGATGCAGGATGCAACCGCAGATTTTATTATGTTTTGCGATCAGGACGATTTCTGGCTACCTGAAAAGATTGAAATGACGTTGTCCGAAATGCAACAGCTGCCACAGGATAAACCTGCACTGGTTCACACCGATTTAACGGTTGCAGACGGCAATTTGAAGCCTGTAAACAATTCTTTTTACCGTATGCAGCACTATGAGCGTGCCATGAAGCTGACCTTAAACAAGGCGTTGTCCCAAAACACAGTGACCGGTTGTACAACCATGATAAACAAATGTCTTTGCGACATGGCAAAGCATACAAACCACAAAGATATCATTATGCACGACTGGTGGCTCGCGGTAATTGCCGCAGGCTTTGGCAATGTTCGTGCCATAAAAACGCCCACCATTTTATACCGTCAGCACGGCAAAAATTCTGTAGGTGCCAAAAGCTTCTCCCAAAGCTTTCGGATGGTCAGACGCGGTGAAAAGGATTTACAGAAAAGTCTGGACAAAACCTATGTACAAGCCCTTTATTTCATCAAAAGCTTTGCTGAAAAGCTTGAAGAAAACAAAAAAGATGCTATCAGCAAATTTGCGACCGTTCCCAAAGCAAAACCTTTTAAACGGGTTACAATCATCATCCGCTACGGTTTCTGGAAGCAATCGCTTATCCACAAGCTTGCACAACTCGGTATGCCATTTTTATCCAAAATCAGAACGATGTTTGAAAGTGTTTTCTCGAAATGA
- a CDS encoding glycosyltransferase, with amino-acid sequence MQKLPLVSILVRTCGRPKVLKECLESIKNQTYPNIEVCVVEDGAPLSEALLSGEFSGMSIKYKALGEKKGRSVAGNEALALASGEYLNFLDDDDLFYEKHVEIMVQTALTMPEQSIFYAKADEAVTDIQSTNPYVYETISVTQRPFLHYSKENLLVHNIFPIQTVFFKREVYEAHGGFRTDLEYLEDWELWLKYAGRYEFVAVEETTSLYRVPANRDAVAHREALLKQNEAEIRQSYVRKLLDLTEPSPVPDAMQNRTVRYAIDSMSKQGSFFIAYGWCCMKNVPSETASVFVLLTMPDETKRILPAFRYDRPDIETKYNDLKYRKSGFFVCDVLNQAEYCKAEILVCHDGKFYRNRQGKLWQKLFGFNK; translated from the coding sequence GTGCAGAAATTACCCCTGGTTTCCATTTTAGTGCGCACCTGTGGCAGACCCAAGGTGCTTAAAGAATGCTTGGAATCCATTAAAAACCAAACCTATCCGAATATTGAAGTTTGTGTTGTGGAGGACGGTGCGCCGTTGTCTGAAGCATTGCTGTCCGGAGAATTCTCCGGTATGAGCATAAAGTATAAAGCTTTAGGGGAGAAAAAGGGCAGAAGTGTTGCAGGAAATGAAGCGCTGGCTTTGGCATCCGGTGAATACCTGAATTTTCTGGATGATGACGATTTGTTCTATGAAAAGCATGTGGAAATTATGGTACAAACAGCTCTGACAATGCCTGAACAGTCGATTTTTTACGCAAAGGCAGATGAAGCGGTAACCGATATACAAAGCACCAATCCGTATGTTTACGAGACAATCAGTGTTACGCAACGTCCGTTTTTGCATTATTCTAAAGAAAATTTGCTTGTGCATAACATATTTCCGATTCAGACTGTCTTTTTCAAACGTGAGGTGTATGAGGCGCATGGAGGCTTTCGCACGGATTTAGAGTACCTAGAGGACTGGGAGCTTTGGCTGAAATATGCAGGACGGTATGAATTTGTTGCGGTGGAGGAAACGACCTCTTTGTACAGAGTGCCTGCAAATCGGGATGCGGTTGCACACAGAGAAGCGCTCTTAAAGCAAAATGAGGCAGAAATACGGCAATCGTATGTAAGAAAGCTTTTAGATTTAACGGAGCCGTCTCCGGTGCCCGATGCAATGCAGAATCGCACTGTGCGGTATGCCATAGACAGTATGTCTAAGCAAGGAAGCTTTTTTATCGCATACGGCTGGTGTTGTATGAAAAATGTGCCTTCCGAGACGGCTTCTGTATTTGTTTTGTTGACGATGCCGGATGAAACGAAGCGTATTTTACCGGCATTCCGTTATGACAGACCTGATATCGAAACAAAGTATAACGATTTAAAATACCGTAAGAGCGGGTTTTTTGTGTGTGATGTGTTGAATCAGGCGGAATATTGTAAAGCAGAAATCCTTGTCTGCCATGACGGTAAATTTTATCGGAACAGGCAGGGCAAGCTTTGGCAAAAGCTGTTTGGATTTAATAAATAA
- a CDS encoding ABC transporter ATP-binding protein — MQNVITVENVTMKFNMSKEKIDSIKEYFVKLVKGKLMYSEFKALSNVSFTVKKGEVFGIVGLNGSGKSTILKIVSGILKPTEGTVSVSGTISPLIELGAGFDMDLTARENIFLNGYVLGYTKEYIKEKFDEIVAFSELEEFLDVPIKNFSSGMIARLGFSIATLVRPDILIVDEILSVGDYKFQEKCVKRIEEMMSGGTTVLIVSHSIEQIERLCDRVLWLEQGVVKKIGETLPVCAEYQER; from the coding sequence ATGCAAAACGTAATTACGGTGGAAAATGTCACCATGAAATTTAATATGTCAAAAGAGAAAATTGACAGCATTAAAGAATATTTTGTTAAGCTCGTAAAAGGCAAGCTTATGTATAGTGAGTTTAAAGCCTTGTCTAACGTTTCCTTTACTGTAAAAAAAGGGGAAGTGTTTGGCATTGTGGGCTTAAATGGCTCAGGCAAAAGTACAATCTTAAAAATTGTATCGGGCATATTAAAGCCTACCGAGGGAACGGTTTCGGTAAGCGGAACCATCTCACCGCTGATTGAGCTTGGTGCAGGCTTTGATATGGATTTAACAGCCAGAGAGAATATTTTCTTAAACGGTTATGTTCTTGGCTATACCAAAGAATATATCAAAGAAAAATTTGACGAAATTGTTGCTTTCTCGGAGTTGGAGGAGTTTTTGGATGTACCCATTAAAAATTTCTCGTCGGGTATGATTGCACGACTTGGATTTTCCATCGCGACACTTGTACGTCCCGACATTTTGATTGTAGACGAAATTTTATCTGTGGGCGACTACAAGTTTCAGGAAAAGTGCGTAAAACGTATCGAAGAAATGATGTCGGGCGGCACAACCGTTTTGATTGTGTCCCATTCCATTGAACAGATTGAACGCCTTTGTGACAGAGTTTTGTGGTTGGAACAAGGCGTTGTAAAGAAAATTGGCGAAACTTTACCCGTTTGTGCGGAGTATCAGGAAAGATAA
- a CDS encoding ABC transporter permease, with protein sequence MKQYILNFLKYKNLLGALVQRDLKTKYRRSFLGIAWSVLNPLLMMLVITAVFQNMFKSNIEHFPIYYLTGFLIFSFVTEATNTSMGSIVDASALIRKVYIPKYLFPLEKCIFSFVNMLFAFVATILVMLILKVPFKITFLAFPIPMLYAFVFAVGLSFFLSAANVFFRDIGHLYGVFTTAWLYLTPIFYPTEILPSAIFKIIKFNPLYHYILYFRALVLQGHIPDLHSNLVCAGFSLVMLVFGLYFFKRKQDKFILYI encoded by the coding sequence ATGAAACAGTATATTTTGAATTTTTTAAAATATAAAAACCTGCTTGGCGCATTGGTGCAAAGGGATTTGAAAACAAAATACCGCCGTTCTTTTCTGGGAATTGCGTGGAGTGTTTTGAATCCGCTTTTAATGATGCTTGTTATTACAGCGGTATTTCAGAATATGTTCAAAAGCAATATCGAGCATTTCCCGATTTACTATTTAACGGGTTTTCTGATTTTTTCATTTGTAACAGAAGCAACCAATACATCCATGGGCTCGATTGTGGATGCATCGGCGCTGATTCGTAAAGTTTATATTCCAAAGTATTTGTTTCCGCTTGAAAAGTGCATTTTTTCATTCGTAAACATGTTGTTTGCATTTGTGGCAACCATTCTGGTGATGCTAATCTTAAAGGTTCCCTTTAAAATTACGTTTCTGGCGTTTCCGATTCCCATGCTGTATGCCTTTGTGTTTGCTGTGGGCTTAAGCTTCTTTTTATCGGCGGCAAATGTGTTCTTTAGAGATATTGGGCACCTTTATGGTGTTTTCACAACCGCCTGGCTGTATCTGACACCTATTTTTTATCCGACAGAAATTCTGCCGTCTGCAATTTTTAAAATTATAAAATTCAATCCGCTGTATCATTATATCCTGTATTTTCGTGCTCTGGTACTGCAGGGACACATTCCGGATTTGCATTCCAATTTAGTTTGTGCAGGCTTTTCGCTGGTGATGCTTGTATTCGGTCTTTACTTCTTTAAGCGGAAGCAGGACAAGTTTATTTTGTATATCTAA
- a CDS encoding diacylglycerol kinase family lipid kinase: MKKVLFIVNASAGKNRLRGHFTDIFEQFGLHGYSIEVAVTLRAMHAEELAFEATEQGKDLIVCCGGDGTLNEVISGVIRSGKPVEIGYIPSGSTNDFAQSAEISFDVHEAVSNILAEECQNMDVGAFNGRHFIYIASFGAFTAVSYKTPKSMKKTFGHLAYLFEGVKDLGSIAPHQLKLETADRIIEGEFCFGAIGNSKSIGGILHISEDIVCMNDGLFEVLLIRAPKTPMQLASVVFGLSQSDFSGDMFEFFQADSMTIESNGEFDWTLDGEHAKGARTVHIKNLKNAYKLRIQTQKNPKQITE; encoded by the coding sequence ATGAAAAAGGTTCTCTTTATCGTAAATGCATCTGCCGGAAAGAATCGTCTCCGTGGTCATTTTACGGACATCTTTGAACAGTTTGGTTTGCACGGCTACAGTATAGAGGTTGCCGTTACTCTGCGCGCCATGCATGCAGAAGAGCTGGCATTTGAAGCGACTGAGCAGGGCAAGGACCTGATTGTTTGCTGTGGAGGCGACGGGACTCTTAATGAAGTTATAAGCGGTGTTATCCGTTCCGGGAAGCCTGTTGAAATTGGTTATATTCCGTCCGGCAGCACAAATGATTTTGCACAGAGTGCTGAAATTTCCTTTGACGTACACGAGGCAGTTTCAAATATTTTAGCTGAAGAATGCCAGAATATGGATGTTGGTGCTTTTAACGGAAGACATTTTATTTATATTGCATCTTTTGGTGCGTTTACGGCTGTATCGTATAAGACTCCCAAAAGTATGAAAAAGACTTTCGGGCATCTTGCATACCTGTTTGAAGGCGTCAAGGACTTGGGAAGCATCGCACCCCATCAGTTAAAGCTTGAAACTGCTGACCGGATTATTGAAGGTGAATTTTGTTTTGGTGCAATCGGAAATTCCAAATCCATCGGGGGGATTTTACACATCTCTGAGGATATTGTCTGCATGAACGACGGGCTTTTTGAAGTGTTGCTGATTCGTGCACCAAAAACGCCTATGCAGCTGGCTTCTGTTGTATTTGGCTTGTCTCAGTCGGATTTTTCGGGAGATATGTTTGAATTTTTCCAGGCAGACAGTATGACCATTGAGTCAAACGGTGAATTTGACTGGACATTAGATGGTGAGCATGCCAAAGGTGCAAGAACGGTTCATATTAAAAATCTGAAAAATGCATATAAATTACGAATCCAAACGCAGAAAAATCCGAAACAAATAACAGAATAA
- a CDS encoding phosphatase PAP2 family protein encodes MIVIEANILLFIQEYLRIPLLDSVFKGITALGNAGFIWILCTVLLLCFKKTRTVGWMCAVALLASLVINNLILKNLIARIRPYEVIEGLKILIDAPHDFSFPSGHTASSFATATVLYMTLPKKFGIPALILAVLISISRLYLGVHYPTDVLGGLLSGVAIAFTTVYIFKKKRLV; translated from the coding sequence GTGATTGTCATAGAAGCAAACATCTTATTATTTATACAGGAATACTTACGAATACCGCTTTTAGATTCGGTTTTTAAAGGGATTACCGCCTTGGGCAACGCAGGCTTTATCTGGATTCTTTGTACAGTGCTTTTGCTATGTTTCAAAAAGACAAGAACTGTTGGATGGATGTGTGCTGTTGCACTGCTTGCCTCTCTGGTAATCAACAACCTCATTTTAAAAAATCTGATTGCCAGAATCCGTCCTTACGAAGTCATTGAAGGCTTGAAAATTCTGATAGATGCCCCTCATGACTTTTCGTTTCCGTCAGGGCATACGGCAAGCTCGTTTGCTACGGCAACCGTTTTGTATATGACTTTACCAAAAAAATTCGGTATTCCCGCATTGATTCTTGCTGTACTCATCAGTATTTCAAGACTGTATCTTGGTGTACACTACCCCACAGATGTCCTGGGCGGGCTGCTATCCGGAGTTGCCATTGCTTTCACAACTGTTTATATTTTTAAGAAAAAACGCCTCGTATGA